The following coding sequences are from one Pirellulales bacterium window:
- a CDS encoding glycosyltransferase, with the protein MSTPQFQSGPPENILRIAHLPSSYFPDTLGGTEVYVQSLCKLLEELGHATAVVWHSETAAGLPENAFPLGTLPPPRRSHLYTRFAGAEPRGFRDFLRGWKPDVVHFHAFTLGAGGDHAECCRRENVPYVITYHTAAMSCARGTLLRWGGDVCDGRLDARQCAACSLHGRGWPKPLAQLASLSPLPHRVIADSPLLPRAALPSMLRESNMRWARFFGGAGRVIACADFCRDVLVANGLAPDRIALERQGLPGDDRQRTLRLPVAARNGGPLRLGYFGRINVAKGADLFSAAVRDLRASGVDAVGEWLGPIETDRRWAEAMFAAGAPFVRYAGQRRGQDLEAWIRQQDLIMIPSRCAETGPLTLLEAWDEGTPVVGADRGGIRDFMTAAGLATCLFAPGDASAAAAAVQRMLAWPGPAPVVPVRGMRSLAERMAAIYRRACEPAAENSAKSFAKA; encoded by the coding sequence TTGTCTACGCCACAATTCCAGTCCGGGCCGCCTGAGAACATTTTGCGAATCGCCCATTTGCCTTCGAGCTACTTCCCCGACACGCTCGGTGGGACGGAAGTTTACGTGCAATCATTGTGCAAGCTGTTGGAAGAGCTCGGTCACGCGACGGCCGTCGTCTGGCACAGCGAAACCGCGGCGGGGCTGCCGGAAAACGCATTTCCGTTGGGGACGCTCCCGCCACCGCGTCGCAGCCACTTGTACACGAGATTTGCCGGAGCAGAGCCGCGCGGGTTTCGAGATTTCCTGCGTGGTTGGAAGCCCGACGTCGTGCATTTCCACGCCTTTACCTTGGGCGCCGGCGGCGATCATGCCGAGTGCTGTCGGCGCGAGAACGTTCCCTATGTGATCACGTACCACACGGCGGCCATGTCGTGCGCTCGCGGCACATTGCTGCGTTGGGGCGGCGACGTCTGCGACGGACGGCTCGACGCCAGGCAATGCGCGGCTTGCAGCCTGCACGGTCGAGGGTGGCCCAAGCCACTGGCCCAATTGGCGTCGCTCAGTCCGTTGCCGCACCGAGTCATCGCAGACTCGCCCTTGCTGCCGCGCGCCGCGCTGCCGTCGATGTTGAGGGAGTCGAACATGCGCTGGGCGCGGTTCTTCGGCGGCGCGGGCCGCGTGATCGCCTGCGCGGATTTCTGCCGCGACGTCCTGGTGGCCAATGGCCTGGCCCCCGATCGGATCGCCCTTGAGCGCCAAGGGCTTCCGGGCGATGACCGGCAGCGAACGTTGCGCCTGCCCGTGGCGGCGCGAAACGGTGGGCCGCTGCGTCTAGGGTATTTCGGCAGGATCAACGTCGCCAAAGGGGCCGATCTGTTTTCGGCGGCGGTGCGCGACCTTCGCGCCAGCGGCGTTGACGCGGTCGGCGAGTGGCTCGGCCCGATCGAGACCGATCGGCGATGGGCGGAGGCGATGTTCGCGGCGGGGGCGCCTTTCGTGCGATACGCGGGGCAAAGGCGCGGCCAGGATCTGGAAGCGTGGATCCGCCAGCAGGATCTGATTATGATTCCCAGCCGTTGCGCGGAGACCGGGCCCTTGACGTTGTTGGAGGCCTGGGACGAGGGTACGCCCGTCGTCGGCGCCGACCGCGGAGGCATCCGCGACTTCATGACCGCCGCGGGATTGGCGACCTGCCTCTTTGCACCCGGCGATGCGAGCGCGGCGGCGGCGGCCGTCCAGCGGATGTTGGCCTGGCCGGGTCCGGCGCCCGTGGTGCCCGTGCGTGGAATGCGCTCGCTCGCCGAGCGGATGGCGGCCATCTACCGTCGCGCCTGCGAACCGGCCGCCGAAAACTCCGCGAAAAGTTTTGCCAAAGCTTGA
- a CDS encoding FkbM family methyltransferase encodes MQWVKANAQFLLEKVVNRPRFNDSRLYHLYLRIQHRDHSRQKEAEKEFYRQALEAVDAKLVFDIGANGGSKTAIFSRLVERVLAVEPDPTAVRILKERFLNKPAVAIVDKGVGAEEGTLPFHIFEDADCYNTFSPSWAAALATGGAIGRPAKAVKAIVDIPVITLDRLIREHGVPSYIKIDVEGYEVHVVKGLTQQVPLLSFECNLPEFAAETTECLSILAKRCSTAEFNYCTTEPPAKFELDQWIPYETMSRIVEAGRNRFMEIYCRSL; translated from the coding sequence ATGCAGTGGGTGAAGGCCAATGCTCAATTTTTACTGGAAAAGGTGGTCAATCGACCTCGATTCAACGATTCGCGCCTTTACCACCTCTATCTTAGAATCCAGCACCGTGATCACAGCAGACAAAAGGAAGCGGAAAAGGAATTCTACCGGCAGGCGCTAGAGGCAGTCGATGCGAAACTCGTGTTCGACATCGGAGCGAATGGGGGCTCGAAAACCGCGATTTTCTCGCGCCTGGTTGAACGGGTATTGGCTGTTGAGCCCGATCCAACAGCCGTAAGGATACTCAAAGAACGCTTTTTGAACAAACCGGCTGTCGCCATCGTCGATAAGGGGGTGGGCGCCGAGGAAGGAACCTTGCCATTCCATATCTTTGAAGATGCGGACTGCTACAACACGTTTTCGCCGAGCTGGGCCGCGGCGCTTGCCACTGGCGGCGCCATCGGCCGGCCTGCGAAAGCGGTCAAGGCGATTGTCGATATACCAGTCATAACGCTCGATCGGTTGATTAGGGAACACGGCGTCCCATCGTACATCAAAATAGACGTTGAAGGATATGAAGTGCATGTAGTCAAAGGTTTGACTCAGCAGGTTCCCTTGCTCAGTTTTGAATGTAACCTGCCCGAGTTCGCTGCAGAGACGACCGAGTGTCTTTCCATCCTGGCGAAGCGTTGCTCGACAGCGGAGTTCAACTATTGTACTACAGAACCTCCAGCAAAATTCGAATTGGATCAATGGATACCGTATGAGACGATGTCCAGAATCGTCGAGGCCGGGCGTAATCGTTTTATGGAGATTTATTGCAGGTCGTTGTGA
- a CDS encoding FkbM family methyltransferase — translation MLAPLKTAAKFLCKNTLWADGAVRTVLLGPSAGLRYRIFPNYGLAPIFGGWEPRLQTIMKRLLKLGDVAYDVGANYGIHTLLMARLVGAGGHVYGFEPHPEIHAACLENVRLNAFNNVDILKLALSDHEGDIPFSTGHHDGAGHVAAAEEEASMTVRCDTIDSLIAAGRLRPPQFLKVDIEGYAGAALAGAAGAFARHRPALCVDLHDPEEDEAVGGFLADWGYAAFRQETFEPIKRLDVGWPNPDGIRGTVLALPAERADQLCWLHADKG, via the coding sequence ATGCTTGCACCCCTGAAGACCGCCGCGAAGTTTCTCTGCAAAAACACCCTTTGGGCCGATGGCGCCGTTCGGACGGTTTTGCTCGGTCCCTCCGCCGGACTGCGGTACCGAATCTTTCCAAATTACGGGTTGGCGCCGATCTTCGGCGGCTGGGAGCCGCGGCTGCAAACGATTATGAAGCGGCTGCTCAAGCTTGGCGACGTGGCCTACGATGTGGGGGCCAACTACGGAATTCACACGTTGCTCATGGCGCGATTGGTCGGAGCGGGCGGGCACGTTTACGGATTCGAACCGCATCCTGAAATTCATGCGGCTTGTTTGGAAAATGTGCGACTGAACGCATTCAACAATGTGGACATTCTCAAGCTGGCCCTGAGCGATCATGAAGGGGACATACCGTTTTCCACCGGCCACCACGACGGAGCCGGTCATGTGGCGGCGGCGGAGGAAGAGGCGTCGATGACCGTGCGTTGCGACACCATCGACAGTTTGATCGCGGCGGGGCGTTTGCGGCCGCCGCAGTTCTTAAAGGTCGACATCGAGGGCTACGCGGGCGCCGCCTTGGCGGGCGCCGCGGGCGCCTTCGCCAGGCATCGCCCCGCCCTTTGCGTCGACCTGCACGATCCAGAAGAGGACGAGGCCGTCGGCGGCTTCCTCGCTGATTGGGGATACGCCGCGTTCCGACAGGAGACGTTTGAGCCAATCAAGCGGCTGGATGTGGGCTGGCCGAATCCCGATGGAATCCGTGGGACCGTCTTGGCGCTCCCCGCGGAACGAGCGGACCAGCTTTGCTGGCTGCACGCGGACAAGGGCTGA
- a CDS encoding glycosyltransferase: MLAARGQGLNVMGKRKRILYVQYTNPAAYPPLEHSSRILAGGGWHVQFLGTRADGADDLVFPAHARIGVRLRPFQPGGWRQKLHYFRFVGWCIAWCVAWRPTVIYCSDPLSAPVGVLAWYLLRVPVVYHEHDTPGPPTSAALGVVHAMRRRLARIAVACVVPQKERLSRFVAALKPRRAVCVWNCPAREEVVPPQDTIRSAEPTLWYHGSLNGQQLPLTVIDALALLPSCTRMRFAGYETLGHVGFVKQFLGRARELGIGERVEYVGTPSTRRGLYALAAKADVGLALFPRSFREPMAGASNKPFDYLACGLSLLLTESAEWSEFYHTAGCGRLTSPDSSEAIATTLRAMLDNPDQTRAMGAAGQRRVLDDWNYETQFEPVRRLLDSL, from the coding sequence TTGCTGGCTGCACGCGGACAAGGGCTGAACGTCATGGGCAAACGAAAACGAATCCTCTACGTACAGTACACGAATCCTGCCGCGTATCCACCGTTGGAACACTCGTCGCGAATCCTCGCCGGGGGCGGTTGGCACGTTCAGTTTTTAGGAACGCGGGCGGACGGCGCCGACGATTTGGTCTTCCCGGCGCACGCGAGAATCGGCGTGCGGCTGCGTCCCTTTCAGCCTGGCGGCTGGAGACAAAAGCTGCATTATTTCAGGTTTGTGGGATGGTGCATCGCGTGGTGCGTCGCTTGGCGCCCCACCGTGATCTACTGCTCCGATCCATTGAGCGCGCCCGTCGGCGTGCTGGCCTGGTACTTGCTTCGAGTTCCGGTGGTGTACCATGAGCACGACACACCGGGCCCGCCGACCAGTGCGGCATTAGGCGTGGTCCACGCCATGCGGAGGCGACTGGCCCGCATCGCGGTCGCCTGCGTGGTGCCTCAAAAGGAGCGGCTCTCCCGGTTCGTGGCGGCGCTCAAGCCGCGTCGCGCCGTCTGCGTCTGGAATTGTCCGGCCCGGGAGGAAGTAGTCCCACCCCAGGACACAATCCGCTCCGCCGAACCTACACTGTGGTACCACGGATCGCTCAATGGCCAGCAGCTTCCACTTACCGTGATCGACGCCTTGGCGTTGCTCCCTTCATGCACGCGGATGCGGTTTGCCGGCTACGAAACCCTCGGTCATGTGGGGTTCGTAAAGCAGTTTCTCGGGCGCGCGAGAGAATTGGGCATCGGCGAGCGTGTAGAATACGTCGGAACGCCCAGCACACGTCGAGGGCTCTACGCGCTGGCGGCGAAAGCCGACGTCGGGCTTGCCTTGTTCCCGCGATCGTTTCGCGAACCGATGGCGGGCGCGTCCAACAAGCCGTTCGATTACTTGGCGTGCGGGTTAAGTCTGCTCTTGACCGAAAGCGCGGAATGGTCGGAATTTTACCACACGGCGGGATGCGGCCGGCTGACGAGCCCGGATTCGTCCGAAGCGATCGCCACGACGTTGCGGGCGATGCTCGACAATCCGGATCAGACCCGGGCGATGGGCGCGGCCGGGCAACGGCGTGTGCTGGACGACTGGAACTACGAAACGCAATTCGAACCGGTGCGGCGACTACTCGATTCTCTGTGA
- a CDS encoding glycosyltransferase family 2 protein, which yields MTLSSERDLIEFRRDGAPPDFSICVPQYNRTSFLLKAVESYSRQTHRSFEICISDGASPDGRQTELVDTLLATGIPFAFYRSPVNLRYDANLRSAIALARGNYCVLMGNDDAFANPDTLAQLWADIRTHHGPGVVLSDYCDYQSGRRAYAIRATKNYGGGPRVAAFHFRNYSFVSGIAIDRDAAQSLATDKWDGSEMYQMYIGSRIVAAGRDLLERNVPAVRKDIPAPGEQVDSYARRPRVWPCPIVERPLPLGQIGRLVADAIAPYAGPDERRWNEAVLDQLLGITYPFWLTEYRKVQSWRYAAGVAIGMRPVRTAAGVPLGMLGRARVWMIYWAATVAGLIVPQSVFTRIKGRLHWLVKTPR from the coding sequence ATGACCTTGTCTTCCGAGCGTGATTTGATCGAGTTCCGGCGGGACGGCGCACCGCCGGATTTTTCCATCTGCGTTCCCCAGTACAACCGCACGTCGTTTCTGCTGAAAGCCGTCGAAAGCTATTCGCGGCAAACTCACCGGAGCTTCGAGATCTGCATCTCCGACGGCGCGTCGCCCGACGGCCGCCAGACCGAACTCGTCGACACGCTTTTGGCAACGGGAATTCCCTTCGCCTTTTACCGTTCGCCGGTTAACCTGCGGTACGATGCGAATTTGCGCTCGGCGATCGCCTTGGCCCGCGGGAATTACTGCGTGCTGATGGGAAACGATGATGCGTTTGCCAACCCGGACACACTCGCGCAGCTTTGGGCCGACATCCGGACGCATCATGGCCCTGGAGTCGTGCTTAGCGACTACTGCGACTACCAGAGCGGGCGGCGCGCTTACGCCATCCGGGCGACGAAAAACTACGGCGGCGGCCCGCGCGTGGCCGCGTTTCACTTTCGCAATTACAGCTTTGTCAGCGGCATCGCGATCGACCGAGACGCTGCCCAGTCGCTTGCCACCGACAAATGGGATGGAAGCGAGATGTACCAAATGTATATCGGCAGTCGAATCGTCGCGGCCGGGCGCGATCTGCTGGAGCGAAACGTGCCGGCCGTGCGGAAGGACATTCCGGCGCCGGGCGAGCAGGTGGACAGTTATGCTCGGCGCCCGCGCGTTTGGCCATGCCCGATCGTCGAGCGGCCCCTCCCGCTCGGCCAGATCGGCCGGCTGGTCGCGGACGCGATCGCCCCCTACGCCGGCCCCGATGAGCGGCGATGGAATGAAGCGGTTCTCGACCAACTGCTTGGGATCACTTATCCGTTCTGGCTGACGGAGTACCGCAAGGTGCAGTCATGGCGATACGCGGCAGGCGTGGCGATTGGGATGAGGCCGGTCCGCACAGCGGCCGGGGTCCCCCTGGGCATGCTGGGTCGCGCTCGTGTTTGGATGATTTACTGGGCGGCCACCGTTGCCGGGTTGATCGTGCCGCAAAGCGTTTTCACACGAATCAAGGGGCGGCTGCATTGGCTCGTGAAGACGCCCCGATGA
- a CDS encoding glycosyltransferase: protein MTTRPRLLLCGNLGGTNIADSFSHVGPEFGWELRVLETNRAFEAGQVARTLSWRLLDHRPPRLGRYNRTLRFELDRFRPQLLLTLGVCPVTADTLMLARRLEAQTANYSTDDPWSPAHRARRFHRSIPYYDHVFTPRRANVDDFTRAAARAVHYLPFAYDPRFSFREATTINGERADIIFVGGGDRDRIPLLRELVHAGFRLRIHGSYWGRDPVTRSACAGQVGPRELRTATCGADVNLILVRRANRDGHVMRSFEAAACGGCLLVEDTAEHREIFADTVTYFSTTGEMIEQARRLLADPERRRRSAEASHRRIAVEGRNTYADRLQTILETVSTR from the coding sequence ATGACGACCAGGCCGCGTCTGCTGCTCTGTGGCAATCTAGGCGGCACAAACATCGCAGACAGTTTCTCGCACGTCGGCCCCGAGTTCGGTTGGGAGTTGCGCGTACTCGAAACGAATCGTGCATTCGAAGCCGGGCAGGTCGCCCGCACCTTGAGTTGGCGGCTTCTCGACCATCGGCCGCCGAGGCTCGGACGGTATAATCGAACGCTCCGTTTCGAACTGGACCGGTTTCGTCCTCAGTTGCTGCTGACCCTGGGCGTTTGTCCGGTGACCGCCGACACCTTGATGCTGGCTCGGCGACTGGAAGCTCAAACGGCCAACTACTCGACCGACGATCCCTGGAGCCCGGCCCATCGGGCAAGACGTTTTCATCGGTCAATTCCTTACTACGACCACGTGTTTACTCCGCGGCGCGCGAACGTCGACGACTTCACCCGCGCCGCGGCGCGCGCGGTGCATTACCTGCCGTTCGCCTACGACCCACGATTCTCGTTCCGCGAGGCTACGACCATAAATGGCGAACGCGCGGACATCATCTTCGTTGGGGGCGGCGATCGCGACCGCATCCCGCTGTTGCGCGAGCTGGTCCACGCGGGGTTTCGCCTGCGAATCCACGGTAGTTATTGGGGTCGCGACCCGGTTACCCGCTCGGCCTGCGCCGGTCAGGTAGGACCGCGCGAGTTGCGAACGGCGACCTGTGGCGCGGACGTGAACTTGATTCTCGTGCGGCGCGCCAATCGCGACGGCCACGTCATGCGATCGTTCGAAGCCGCGGCGTGCGGAGGCTGCCTCCTGGTCGAAGACACGGCGGAGCACCGCGAAATCTTCGCCGACACCGTGACCTATTTCAGTACAACCGGCGAAATGATCGAGCAAGCGCGCCGATTGCTCGCCGATCCGGAGCGCCGCCGGCGATCGGCCGAAGCGTCGCACCGGCGAATCGCGGTGGAAGGACGAAACACCTATGCCGATCGGCTGCAAACGATTCT